CTAGGTTGACCATCTCGGTCTCGATGCCCGCGGCCTCGAGCTCGTCGAAGACCATGCGGATGAGCTGGGCCGTGTTGCCGTCCCTGCGCGCGCTTCCGTTGATGCCGAGGACCTTCATGGCTCATTCCTCCTTGGAGGGTTTCGTCGTTTGTGATTGCGCCGCCTCGGGCGCCTCCTTGCCGGAGCCGCCCGCCCAGTCGCACGACGCCTCGAGGTGCGGGCAGTGGTCGTGCCACAGGGTCTCGATGCTCAGGTTGGGCGGGGCCTCTTCGGCCGAGGCGAAGACCTGGTGGAAGACGTCGTGCACGAAGGCGAAGCGCGGGTCGATGAAGTCCAGGCCGCTCTGCCCCTTGCCCCGGCCCAGGCCGCGCAGCACGTCGGTCACGCGCACGTCGGCCGGATCGCGCGAGAGGGCGTAGGTCGGCCCGAACTCGTCGTCGAGCCTGGTCACCACATGCTGCCCGGCCAGGGTCTCGGCCACCTCGTTGACCGCCTTGACCGGCACGCCGAGCTTCTGCGCGGCGTGCTCGTTGTTCAGGGGCCGCACGCCCTTCTTGAAGGCGTCCACGAGCAGCAGCAGGAAGAGGATGGCCGTCTTCACGCGGCCCTCGAAGGTGATGTGGCCCGCGCGCACCTCGCTCTCGAAGGTCTTCATGTTCTGCAGCGAGAAGCAGATCTCCGCGCCGAGCAGGACGATGGCCCAGCTGATGTACAGCCAGAAGAGGAAGAGGGGGAACTGCGCGAAGCCGCCGTAGATGGCGTTGTACTTGGCCACGCCGATCTGCCAGTTGACGTAGCCCCACTGCGCCAGCTGCCACAGGGTGCCCGCCACCACGCCGCCCGCCAGGGCGCACAGGAGGTTCACCTGGGTGTTGGGCATGAAGGAGTAGAGAAAGGTCAGGGCCAGCCACATCATCACGTAGGGCAGGACCTTGAGCACGCTCAGGTAGATGTAGTTGAAGGCCGAGATGGTCAGGATCTTCTGCACCACGGCCTCGTTGTGCAGGCTCACGGTCACGGACAGCCCCACGAAGAGCAGCAGCGGGCAGATGAGCGTCACGGAGAAGAAGTCCGTGAACTTGCGCCAGGGCGAGCGGCCCTTGGCCACGCCCCAGATGTCGTTGAAGGCCTTCTCGATGCTGCCCAGGAGGGAGAGGGCCGTGAACAGGAGGACGACCAGGCCGACGTAGCCGAGCGTCTTCACGTTGGTGTTCTGCACGTAGCGCAGGAAGAGGTCCACGAGGTCGCTGCGCCCGGCCGAGAACTGCAGCAGCAGGCTGCGCACGTACTCGGTGTTCTGCAGGCCGAGCGCCTTGGAAATGGTGAAGGCCACGGCCAGGAAGGGCGCGATGGAAAGCGTGGTGGTGAAGCTGAGCGCCGCGGCGCGCAGCAGGCAGCGGTCGCGCAGGAAGCCGTAGACCACGAGAAAGAGCCAGCGCGTGGCGGTGACCACGCGGCGTTGCTGCAGCGTCTGCTGGGAGTAGTCCTCCACCCAGATGTCGCGCGTCACGTGGGTCATCAGCCGGGCGG
The DNA window shown above is from Desulfovibrio sp. X2 and carries:
- a CDS encoding YihY/virulence factor BrkB family protein, giving the protein MKPSGGASNGQGPGKGAGKGAGNRTGNHAEESLARRAARLMTHVTRDIWVEDYSQQTLQQRRVVTATRWLFLVVYGFLRDRCLLRAAALSFTTTLSIAPFLAVAFTISKALGLQNTEYVRSLLLQFSAGRSDLVDLFLRYVQNTNVKTLGYVGLVVLLFTALSLLGSIEKAFNDIWGVAKGRSPWRKFTDFFSVTLICPLLLFVGLSVTVSLHNEAVVQKILTISAFNYIYLSVLKVLPYVMMWLALTFLYSFMPNTQVNLLCALAGGVVAGTLWQLAQWGYVNWQIGVAKYNAIYGGFAQFPLFLFWLYISWAIVLLGAEICFSLQNMKTFESEVRAGHITFEGRVKTAILFLLLLVDAFKKGVRPLNNEHAAQKLGVPVKAVNEVAETLAGQHVVTRLDDEFGPTYALSRDPADVRVTDVLRGLGRGKGQSGLDFIDPRFAFVHDVFHQVFASAEEAPPNLSIETLWHDHCPHLEASCDWAGGSGKEAPEAAQSQTTKPSKEE